Proteins encoded together in one Ictidomys tridecemlineatus isolate mIctTri1 chromosome 3, mIctTri1.hap1, whole genome shotgun sequence window:
- the LOC144376241 gene encoding uncharacterized protein LOC144376241 isoform X1 — MRPARKSKRGISGKLYSPTAATSTEERFTLGTRFNLSSKQVLSPAPKSGPEGLNVWQKELLPSKPEEVQDGEEPSGLNIPEKPPRHPDQRSLLKVQSRQQQCHQCGQGKSFTVKALWTLKRLHVGEASSTLSGGGKTLDKVALTTQEMTQVREKTSECNMCGETFCKNSKVSAHKKIQRRLKCDECSGGKKLLVKKPYLTKLHRSQSESEGKPHTFNERENFCQKTGPTGHQRTHRRARPFEGYEYGKHFPQKSHLSRHQGTPTGQKPYECNMCGKSFSQKSHLSRHQGTHTGEKPYGCKECWKTFYHKSSLTIHQRTHTGEKPYVCKKCRKSFYCKSDLTVHQKTHTGEKPYACETCRKTFYSKSHLTVHQRIYRGDKPYACKEFRKTFNHKSNLTVHQRTHTGEKPYECDVCRKTFYQKSHLSTHQGTHTDEKPYECEHCRKAFLHKSSLTVRQKTHSGSKPYSCEECRKTFLHKSSLTVHQRAHTGHKPYVCEDCRKAFYCKSHLTVHRRTHTGEKPHECGECEKAFHQKSYLSRHQMTHQNEKQYECQECRKTFYLKSSFTVHQRTHLGKTARI; from the coding sequence ATGAGACCAGCCAGGAAAAGCAAGAGAGGCATTTCTGGCAAATTGTACTCCCCAACAGCAGCAACCTCAACTGAGGAGAGGTTCACATTAGGAACAAGGTTTAACTTGAGCTCAAAGCAGGTTTTAAGTCCGGCTCCAAAGAGTGGGCCAGAGGGGCTTAATGTGTGGCAGAAGGAGCTTCTCCCTAGCAAGCCTGAGGAGGTGCAGGATGGAGAGGAGCCTAGTGGTCTTAACATTCCTGAGAAGCCCCCAAGGCATCCTGATCAAAGAAGTCTACTAAAGGTTCAAAGTAGGCAGCAACAGTGCCATCAATGTGGACAGGGGAAATCCTTCACAGTGAAAGCATTGTGGACACTGAAGAGGCTTCATGTGGGAGAGGCCTCCAGCACACTCAGTGGAGGTGGAAAAACCCTGGATAAGGTGGCACTTACTACCCAAGAGATGACTCAGGTAAGAGAGAAAACTTCAGAATGTAATATGTGTGGGGAAACTTTCTGTAAAAACTCTAAAGTCAGTGCACATAagaaaatacagagaagactGAAATGTGATGAATGTAGTGGTGGCAAGAAGCTATTGGTTAAGAAGCCATACCTTACGAAACTCCACAGGTCACAATCAGAATCAGAGGGAAAGCCTCATACATTCAATGAACGTGAGAACTTTTGTCAGAAGACAGGACCTACTGGGCACCAGAGGACTCACAGAAGAGCAAGACCCTTTGAAGGTTACGAATATGGAAAGCACTTTCCCCAGAAGTCACACCTCAGCAGGCATCAGGGAACTCCCACAGGGCAGAAGCCCTATGAGTGCAATATGTGTGGGAAATCGTTTTCCCAGAAGTCCCACCTCAGCAGGCACCAGGGCACACACACAGGCGAGAAACCCTATGGGTGTAAGGAATGCTGGAAGACGTTCTACCACAAGTCGTCCCTCACGATTCATCAGAGAACTCACACAGGTGAGAAGCCCTATGTGTGTAAGAAGTGCAGGAAAAGCTTCTACTGTAAGTCAGATCTCACTGTGCATCAGAAGACTCACACAGGTGAGAAGCCCTATGCGTGTGAAACCTGCAGGAAGACTTTCTACTCTAAGTCACACCTCACGGTGCACCAGAGAATTTACAGGGGTGACAAGCCTTATGCCTGTAAGGAATTCAGGAAGACTTTCAACCACAAGTCTAACCTCACCGTGCACCAGAGAACGCACACAGGTGAGAAGCCCTATGAGTGTGATGTGTGCAGGAAAACCTTTTATCAAAAGTCCCACCTCAGCACGCACCAGGGAACTCACACAGATGAGAAGCCTTATGAGTGTGAGCACTGCAGGAAGGCTTTCCTTCACAAGTCATCCCTCACTGTGCGTCAGAAAACTCACTCAGGCAGCAAGCCGTACAGCTGTGAAGAGTGCAGGAAGACATTCCTGCATAAGTCTTCCCTCACCGTCCATCAGAGGGCTCACACAGGCCACAAGCCCTATGTCTGTGAGGACTGCAGGAAGGCTTTCTACTGCAAGTCACACCTCACTGTGCATCGGAGAACCCACACAGGTGAGAAGCCCCATGAATGTGGCGAGTGTGAAAAAGCCTTTCACCAGAAGTCATACCTCAGCAGGCATCAGATGACTCACCAGAATGAGAAGCAGTATGAATGTCAAGAATGCAGGAAAACTTTCTACCTTAAGTCATCCTTCACTGTCCATCAGAGAACACACCTGGGGAAGACGGCACGAATATGA